A single region of the Polyodon spathula isolate WHYD16114869_AA chromosome 12, ASM1765450v1, whole genome shotgun sequence genome encodes:
- the LOC121324650 gene encoding peptide YY-like codes for MVSCLKSCSVVLTLTLCVLVCLGTFVAAFPPKPEHPGDDAPAEEMAKYYTALRHYINLITRQRYGKRAKPDSLTAELLFDDNSETNARSRYDDSYVW; via the exons ATGGTGTCCTGCCTGAAGTCCTGTTCTGTGGTGCTCACGCTGAccctgtgtgtgttggtgtgcttGGGAACCTTTGTCGCTGCCTTCCCTCCGAAGCCGGAACACCCCGGGGATGACGCCCCTGCAGAAGAAATGGCCAAATACTACACCGCGCTCAGACACTACATCAACCTCATTACGAGGCAGAG GTATGGCAAGCGCGCCAAGCCCGACTCCCTGACAGCAGAGCTGCTGTTTGATGACAACTCAGAGACCAACGCCCGATCAAG ATATGACGACTCCTATGTGTGGTGA